The window TTTGAACCCTAAGACTACCGAAAATGACGCGATTAACGTAATTATTAAAATAAGAGATATTTATAAAAAGGAATATAAATTTAAAACCAAATTAAAAAAACTTCCGATTGAAAAAGCTCGAGAATTTAATCCGCATTTTGGAAATGTTGAGAAATTATTAGATTAGAAGTAGATAAAAACTGTGGGTAACAATGTATATAAAAAATAGCGCAAGTCATTGCTATCACTATGGTTTGGGCGTTTTTGGAAAGTCGCCAAATTTTTAAATTTGACGATTTCCAATAAAAAAAAGGAATAGTAAAATTTAAAAATTCGGCTTGTGTTTAATCCGAAAAGTAACAGCTTATTTTCAGCGCTACTTTTCATATACGGAGCCGTCAGTTCGTCTCAAAACTGCGTGATTTCAGTTTAAATATACGTTAGAAAAGTGAAGTGAATGGATTTTGAGAAAGTGAGTTGGTAAGATTATTTTTGGTTTGAAAAGGCTTAAAAATGTTGATAGGAGCTTAAAAATGGCTTTATGGCGTTGTTTATTAAGTATAAAGGCTAGTTTTCCTTGCTCTTTTATGATGTTTAGGATTCTTTTGAGGTTGTATGCGATAGCGATGAGGCCAAAATCTGCACTGGCGTTCTGGATTCCTTTTTTAGTAATAATGTGATCAAAACCCCATTGGCGCTTTATGGTGCCATATGGATGTTCTACGATGGCTTGTCTTTTTTTATAGATCTCTGGTTGGTGTTGTACTCGTTTAAAATTAGCTTCTATGTACTGTTTGTATTCACTACGCTGTACTATTTTACCGTTTGCTTTTGAGGTGGTGCATAGCGACCTGACTGGGCAGTTTCTACAGGCGCTGGTCTTGTATTGCTTGAACTTATAATTACGTGCTTTGTACCAGTTTCCATTGCTTTTAAGCTCGTGACCTTGCGGACATTGATAGCTGTCAGATGCTTTATCGTATTTAAAATGTTCTACGTTATAAGCTGGATCGGGCGCTTGACTTTTACGTCCTATAGCTGGTATGGCTACTAGGGTATCGATACCTAAATCGTGTGCTGTTTTAAACTCGCTGCCCGTGTGATAGCCTTTGTCGTAGAGAGCGGTGAATTGGTTGGTTTTAAGGATGGATTTTGCTCTGCGCAGCATGTTTCCCATCGCTTTTTTATCATTCTCGTTAGTAACTTTATAATCTAGGAGTACTTTA is drawn from Nonlabens dokdonensis DSW-6 and contains these coding sequences:
- a CDS encoding IS1182 family transposase, with product MEYLQKESRSQLTLYTTCLDDMIAADNTVRAIDTFVDSLDLEHLGFASLASQGRPPYDPADLLKLFIYGYMNRMRSSRRLELECNRNIELIWLLGNLKPDHNTISRFRKNNPKAIKRVFRATVSIAQNHNLIGATLIAGDSTKLRAQNSKKNNYNLKKVARHIEYIDKKLEEHNTALAKADNDQEKQDHKDQIDKHNKQRKRYEGINKTLKEDTTTENPQLSTSDPDSRHQITRGMITEVCYTAQTTVDADHKVLLDYKVTNENDKKAMGNMLRRAKSILKTNQFTALYDKGYHTGSEFKTAHDLGIDTLVAIPAIGRKSQAPDPAYNVEHFKYDKASDSYQCPQGHELKSNGNWYKARNYKFKQYKTSACRNCPVRSLCTTSKANGKIVQRSEYKQYIEANFKRVQHQPEIYKKRQAIVEHPYGTIKRQWGFDHIITKKGIQNASADFGLIAIAYNLKRILNIIKEQGKLAFILNKQRHKAIFKLLSTFLSLFKPKIILPTHFLKIHSLHFSNVYLN